From Bacillus oleivorans, the proteins below share one genomic window:
- a CDS encoding DUF1835 domain-containing protein, whose protein sequence is MLPIKTKINDRFIYFLIEPNVVLAYRIETHNYITVSDLRDMNKCETFEINDRDDFETFNHHERQGDEGKAFFVNQEDMNKMVEEINKHIQKYRHLKGLGNQSGAVHIVTSESAAGSLRVSLERPKTVIGFPESFSIGPLWKLHEKIGQSYRNEWLFENINYEQENYEYENKFINTLREIEDIANNVPIYIWYGNNADEQTGLRFFLYLLREKTNEIFLMNATELYERYGTNEEEQPYLHTSQMEPKNLRLFYENNNEKKPLSDRERMQFNQEWEKLSETKEVLRLWIDDEIKGVPEYHYDSLIIETIEKLHHKQGTKDYIKTGSVIGEILTQMDAYINIFFLEYRIRHLVYSGVLALKGIPKSMRHYSVKLR, encoded by the coding sequence TTGCTTCCAATTAAAACTAAAATCAATGATCGATTTATCTATTTTTTGATTGAACCAAATGTAGTTTTAGCTTATCGGATTGAAACACACAATTATATAACGGTTTCGGATTTGCGTGACATGAACAAGTGTGAGACATTTGAAATCAATGATAGAGATGATTTTGAAACGTTTAATCATCATGAAAGACAGGGAGATGAAGGAAAAGCGTTCTTTGTAAATCAGGAAGATATGAACAAGATGGTGGAGGAAATAAATAAACATATTCAAAAATATCGACATTTAAAGGGGCTGGGGAATCAATCAGGTGCGGTTCATATCGTTACTTCAGAATCTGCAGCCGGTTCTTTAAGAGTAAGTCTTGAAAGACCAAAGACTGTAATTGGATTTCCAGAATCCTTTTCGATTGGACCATTATGGAAATTACATGAGAAAATAGGCCAATCATATCGAAATGAATGGTTATTTGAAAATATTAATTATGAGCAGGAAAATTATGAATATGAAAATAAATTTATCAATACATTGCGTGAGATTGAGGATATAGCAAATAATGTTCCAATCTATATTTGGTATGGGAATAATGCTGATGAACAAACAGGTCTCCGTTTTTTCCTCTATTTATTGAGAGAAAAGACAAATGAGATTTTTCTTATGAACGCAACTGAACTCTATGAGAGATATGGTACTAACGAAGAAGAGCAACCTTATCTCCATACAAGTCAAATGGAGCCAAAAAATTTAAGACTGTTCTATGAAAATAACAACGAGAAGAAACCATTATCCGATAGAGAGCGTATGCAATTTAATCAGGAATGGGAAAAACTATCCGAAACAAAAGAAGTTTTACGTTTATGGATAGACGATGAAATTAAAGGTGTACCAGAATATCATTATGATTCACTAATCATCGAAACAATAGAAAAGCTACACCATAAGCAAGGAACGAAAGATTATATCAAGACCGGAAGCGTGATAGGAGAAATTTTGACACAAATGGATGCGTATATAAATATTTTCTTTTTAGAATATCGGATTCGGCATTTAGTATACAGTGGAGTACTCGCGTTAAAGGGAATACCCAAATCAATGAGACATTATAGTGTAAAACTTCGGTGA
- a CDS encoding Rrf2 family transcriptional regulator — translation MKYSKATNYALHTIVYLALLPSGKTIGVKPLAEVQKVSPTYLSKVLTTLVKAGFIESVTGVNGGYKLMKDVKSITFLDIIHAIEGTTSMFNCSLDNNVHDRQNCLIEKVMNEAEQKMENYLSSQTIEHVVQQVNEKMIHQINSAAN, via the coding sequence GTGAAGTATTCTAAAGCAACTAATTATGCCCTCCACACAATTGTTTATTTGGCTCTATTACCAAGTGGAAAAACAATAGGGGTAAAGCCTTTGGCTGAAGTTCAAAAGGTGTCACCTACGTACCTTTCTAAAGTATTAACTACTTTAGTTAAAGCTGGTTTTATTGAATCAGTTACAGGAGTGAACGGTGGATATAAATTAATGAAAGATGTAAAAAGTATCACGTTTTTAGATATCATACATGCAATTGAAGGAACCACTTCAATGTTTAATTGCAGTTTAGATAATAATGTTCACGATAGACAAAATTGCTTAATTGAAAAAGTCATGAATGAAGCTGAACAAAAAATGGAAAATTATCTAAGTTCTCAAACGATTGAACATGTAGTACAACAGGTTAATGAAAAAATGATACATCAGATAAATTCCGCAGCCAATTAA
- a CDS encoding metal-binding protein ZinT translates to MKISFAKGLSLFAISLLLAGCQTSGPSEGESADNETTSPSSVEKQEQTSESHTHEGEHDHNHNHAHDEETEKIYDGYFEDSQVKDRSLSDWEGDWQSVYPYLQDGTLDEVFAYKAEHEGDMTAEEYKKYYNEGYQTEVDRIVIQEDTVTFFKNGEEYSGEYTYNGYEILTYDAGNRGVRYIFKLAKKAEGLPQYIQFSDHSIYPNASDHFHLYWGEDREALLDQVKNWPTYYPSEMDGHDIAHEMMVH, encoded by the coding sequence ATGAAGATTTCATTTGCAAAAGGGTTAAGCTTATTTGCTATCAGTTTACTGCTTGCAGGGTGTCAGACTTCAGGTCCATCTGAAGGCGAGTCTGCTGATAATGAAACAACATCACCCTCATCAGTTGAAAAGCAAGAGCAAACATCTGAAAGTCACACACATGAGGGTGAACACGATCACAATCACAATCATGCACATGATGAAGAAACAGAGAAAATTTATGATGGCTATTTTGAAGACAGCCAAGTGAAGGATCGTTCACTCTCCGATTGGGAAGGAGACTGGCAATCTGTATATCCATATCTACAAGATGGTACGCTTGACGAGGTATTTGCTTATAAAGCAGAACATGAAGGTGACATGACAGCTGAAGAATATAAGAAGTATTATAATGAAGGGTATCAAACAGAGGTTGACCGTATCGTAATTCAAGAGGATACTGTAACGTTCTTCAAAAATGGAGAAGAATATTCTGGTGAGTATACCTATAATGGTTACGAAATTCTAACCTATGATGCGGGAAATAGAGGAGTAAGATACATATTTAAACTAGCAAAAAAAGCTGAAGGACTTCCTCAGTATATTCAATTTAGTGATCATAGCATCTATCCGAATGCATCTGATCACTTCCATCTGTATTGGGGTGAGGACCGTGAAGCTTTATTGGATCAAGTCAAAAACTGGCCTACCTACTACCCATCAGAAATGGATGGCCATGACATTGCCCATGAAATGATGGTGCATTAA
- a CDS encoding RNA polymerase sigma factor produces MDPNIIKQQINSWYHEYSNDIFRYVFFMIGDRDQTNDILQDTFLRAYSHYESFNGENVKSWLFKIARNLTIDFIRKKKPSSSISNLFPAFKAIEKTPEDITIFNEFERQLFISLNRIKRSYKDVIILRKIKEMSISETGRILGWSENKVKVNLFRGMKALRKELEKEGYHNETI; encoded by the coding sequence TTGGACCCAAACATTATTAAGCAACAAATAAATAGTTGGTATCACGAGTACAGTAATGACATTTTTAGATATGTCTTTTTTATGATAGGTGATCGGGACCAGACAAATGATATTTTACAGGATACTTTCCTCCGTGCATACAGCCATTATGAATCCTTTAACGGAGAAAATGTAAAAAGCTGGCTTTTTAAAATAGCTCGAAACTTAACTATTGATTTTATAAGAAAGAAAAAACCTAGTTCTTCTATTTCTAATTTGTTTCCAGCCTTTAAAGCCATTGAGAAAACACCTGAAGACATTACGATATTTAATGAATTTGAAAGGCAATTATTTATTTCATTGAATCGGATTAAACGTTCATATAAAGATGTCATTATTTTAAGGAAAATTAAAGAAATGTCTATCAGTGAGACCGGAAGAATTTTAGGTTGGAGTGAAAATAAAGTCAAGGTTAATTTGTTCAGAGGGATGAAAGCGTTAAGAAAGGAACTAGAAAAGGAGGGATATCATAATGAAACGATTTAA
- a CDS encoding DUF6199 family natural product biosynthesis protein — MAVGIILIINGVIMLINPSIIWFITESWKSNDFAEPSILYIWSTRFGGIISTLLGIVWIVKYFRSKK, encoded by the coding sequence ATGGCCGTTGGTATAATTCTAATAATTAACGGTGTTATTATGCTAATAAACCCGTCTATTATATGGTTCATAACGGAGAGTTGGAAATCAAATGACTTTGCGGAACCATCCATTTTGTACATATGGTCAACACGTTTCGGTGGGATAATATCGACTCTGTTAGGCATCGTCTGGATTGTTAAATATTTTCGTTCCAAGAAATGA
- a CDS encoding peptidoglycan D,D-transpeptidase FtsI family protein, with product MGKKKKRNHIPFRLNILFFCVFLLFSMLIFRLGVVQIVNGEAYSKNIERTEEITVNNSVPRGKMIDRNGKVIVDNIPLNAITYTQAQYADQNEMLEVAKRLALLIEKDTKGLTEREKKDFWLMSYPEEAEALITDQDRQDLKDKKIDSLYQVQLERVTEDHIKSLTKEELEVAAIYFEFIGGYALTPQIVKNENVTAEEFAVVSENLEALPGVDTTTDWERYYAFGDTLQSLLGKVTSAEEGIPREELDYYTSRGYSLNDRVGKSYLEKVYEDLLHGQKAKVKTVTDNNGNIIDTEVISEGERGKDLILTIDMELQQKVEKIIEEELIAKKNNYSDTDYLDRAFVVIMDPYTGEILTIAGKLYQKNEQTGKMEMQDFALGNISTSYVMGSSVKGATVLAGYEEGVLPVGGRLDDEVIQIYKTPPKSTYGGALGPIDDLRAIRRSSNGFMYKIAIGIGDGHYQYNQPLPLRKDSLDIFRRNFAQFGLGVPTGIDLPNEQVGYKGEFGAGFVLDFSIGNYDSFTPLQMAQYVSTIANDGYRMKPQLVKEVREPILDQDHLGPILDTFDPVVLNRLTMSPEEIDQVQLGFYQVMNHPEGTGRSFMGLPYQPAGKTGTAETFIYDPELERVVPTTNISLVGYAPYENPEIAIAVVVPSAYQGTIKTGHNMNLDIGKKVFDTYFELKKSHSIKNDPVQGIENIEEVQEGQQTIREKNEQGMAEEDTTQEETETP from the coding sequence ATGGGAAAAAAGAAGAAAAGAAACCATATCCCCTTTCGTTTGAATATTTTATTCTTTTGTGTGTTTTTGTTATTTTCTATGCTCATTTTTAGATTAGGCGTTGTCCAAATCGTGAATGGGGAAGCATATTCGAAGAACATTGAACGGACAGAAGAAATTACAGTAAATAATTCTGTACCGCGGGGGAAAATGATCGATCGAAATGGGAAAGTAATCGTTGATAATATTCCGCTCAATGCGATTACGTACACGCAGGCCCAATACGCGGATCAAAACGAGATGCTTGAGGTAGCGAAGCGGTTGGCACTGCTCATTGAAAAAGATACGAAAGGGTTAACCGAACGTGAAAAGAAAGATTTTTGGTTAATGTCGTATCCAGAAGAGGCTGAAGCTCTCATCACCGATCAAGACAGACAAGATCTAAAGGATAAGAAAATTGATAGTCTATATCAAGTTCAATTAGAAAGAGTAACAGAAGATCATATCAAGTCACTTACAAAGGAAGAACTCGAAGTCGCTGCGATCTACTTTGAGTTTATTGGCGGCTATGCTCTTACTCCACAAATTGTAAAAAATGAAAATGTTACGGCAGAAGAATTTGCAGTTGTGAGTGAAAACTTAGAAGCTCTTCCAGGTGTAGATACGACTACCGACTGGGAAAGATACTATGCATTTGGTGATACACTGCAATCTTTGTTAGGCAAGGTAACGTCAGCTGAAGAAGGAATACCTCGTGAAGAATTAGATTATTATACATCACGAGGCTATAGTTTAAATGACCGCGTCGGAAAAAGTTATTTAGAAAAAGTGTATGAAGATCTCTTGCATGGGCAGAAGGCGAAGGTTAAAACCGTTACTGATAATAATGGAAACATTATTGATACAGAAGTGATTTCTGAAGGGGAACGAGGTAAAGACCTAATCCTGACGATTGACATGGAGCTGCAGCAAAAGGTTGAAAAAATAATTGAAGAAGAACTAATTGCTAAGAAAAATAATTATTCGGATACCGATTACTTAGATCGTGCATTTGTTGTGATTATGGATCCTTACACAGGTGAAATATTGACGATAGCAGGAAAACTGTATCAAAAGAATGAACAAACCGGCAAAATGGAGATGCAGGATTTCGCATTAGGAAATATATCTACTTCCTATGTAATGGGTTCCTCAGTTAAAGGGGCAACCGTACTAGCAGGGTATGAGGAGGGAGTCCTCCCGGTTGGAGGAAGGTTAGATGATGAAGTGATTCAAATTTATAAAACTCCACCAAAAAGTACTTATGGAGGAGCTCTTGGACCTATTGATGATCTAAGAGCTATCCGCAGATCTTCAAATGGATTCATGTATAAAATTGCAATTGGGATCGGTGATGGTCATTATCAGTACAACCAGCCATTGCCTTTACGAAAAGATTCTTTAGATATTTTTAGAAGGAATTTTGCCCAGTTTGGTCTTGGCGTTCCAACGGGGATTGATTTACCAAACGAGCAAGTCGGATATAAAGGTGAATTTGGGGCTGGTTTTGTATTAGACTTTTCAATTGGGAATTATGATTCATTTACTCCGCTGCAAATGGCCCAATATGTGTCGACAATTGCAAATGATGGCTATCGGATGAAACCTCAGTTAGTTAAAGAAGTTAGAGAACCTATATTAGACCAAGATCATTTGGGGCCGATTCTAGACACCTTTGATCCTGTTGTCTTAAACCGTTTAACCATGTCACCAGAAGAAATTGATCAGGTACAGCTTGGTTTTTATCAGGTAATGAATCATCCAGAAGGAACAGGACGTTCATTTATGGGCCTTCCTTATCAGCCAGCAGGAAAGACAGGAACAGCTGAGACATTTATTTATGACCCAGAGTTAGAAAGAGTTGTTCCGACTACTAATATTTCATTAGTCGGCTATGCACCTTACGAAAATCCTGAAATTGCAATTGCTGTTGTTGTTCCATCAGCTTATCAGGGTACAATCAAGACTGGACACAATATGAATTTAGATATCGGCAAAAAAGTATTCGATACTTATTTTGAATTAAAAAAGAGTCACAGCATTAAAAATGATCCTGTTCAAGGCATTGAAAATATTGAAGAAGTACAAGAAGGACAACAAACAATTCGAGAAAAAAATGAACAAGGAATGGCTGAAGAAGATACCACTCAAGAAGAGACCGAAACACCTTAA
- a CDS encoding NAD(P)/FAD-dependent oxidoreductase has translation MILDCAIIGGGPAGLNAALVLGRARRKVILFDNDQPRNAVTHESHGFITRDGVSPKAFRDLAHQDIRKYPSAEIKKLKIAEVKRESSSLFKLVTHEGTSYLSRKIIIATGLKESLPNVNGIRDYYGKSLFSCPYCDGWELREQPLVLIAENQNASHLAKMIYQWSHDLVICTNGNKIISETDEQLLKKKGIRIKEERIIHLSGSDGKLETVVFEDGTEINRSGGFVTTELKPANDFAHSLGCEVNKSGGIIVDALGRTNVDGVYAAGDTTLAGPSQLIIAASEGSRAAAGVNYDLTMEEFK, from the coding sequence ATGATTTTAGATTGTGCAATTATAGGTGGCGGTCCTGCCGGATTGAATGCTGCTCTTGTATTAGGCAGAGCTAGAAGAAAAGTGATCCTCTTTGACAATGATCAGCCGAGAAATGCTGTTACACATGAGTCGCACGGATTTATTACGAGAGATGGTGTTTCACCAAAAGCGTTCAGAGACTTGGCTCATCAAGATATAAGGAAATATCCATCGGCAGAAATTAAAAAATTGAAAATTGCAGAAGTAAAAAGAGAGAGTAGTTCTTTGTTTAAGCTAGTAACTCATGAAGGTACATCCTATTTAAGCAGGAAAATTATCATTGCAACTGGCCTTAAAGAAAGCTTGCCTAATGTAAATGGGATTCGAGATTATTATGGAAAGAGTCTATTCAGTTGTCCTTATTGCGATGGCTGGGAATTAAGAGAACAACCTTTGGTACTTATCGCTGAAAACCAAAATGCTTCCCATTTGGCTAAGATGATTTATCAATGGAGTCATGACTTAGTTATTTGTACCAATGGCAACAAAATCATTTCAGAAACAGATGAGCAGTTACTGAAGAAAAAAGGGATTCGTATTAAGGAAGAACGAATCATTCATTTAAGTGGTTCAGATGGGAAATTAGAAACTGTGGTGTTTGAGGACGGTACCGAAATCAACCGATCAGGGGGTTTTGTTACGACTGAACTTAAGCCGGCCAATGATTTTGCACATTCACTGGGGTGTGAAGTGAATAAAAGCGGCGGAATTATCGTTGACGCTTTAGGCAGGACGAATGTTGATGGTGTATATGCAGCAGGAGATACAACTTTAGCTGGTCCTTCACAGTTAATCATCGCGGCTAGTGAAGGGAGTCGTGCTGCAGCTGGAGTCAATTATGATTTGACGATGGAAGAATTTAAATAA
- a CDS encoding AEC family transporter has protein sequence MNCISAKNTATASMIKELVKNPIIFTSILGLVLNIMSVDIPSVIWGPVENIANAFIAIALVTLGAQSAYLKLNRVTFPLVLSLIGRLIVSPVIAMIFLWIFGISGTVAQALFIASSFPSSRNSALFALEYNHHPDLAAQIVLVSTLLSSLTVTIVVYVSKILF, from the coding sequence ATGAATTGTATATCAGCCAAAAATACAGCCACTGCCTCCATGATAAAGGAACTTGTAAAAAACCCGATTATTTTTACTTCTATATTAGGTCTAGTTTTAAATATAATGTCAGTCGACATCCCAAGTGTGATATGGGGTCCAGTCGAAAATATAGCCAATGCTTTTATTGCGATTGCCCTGGTTACACTTGGTGCTCAGAGTGCCTATTTAAAATTAAACCGGGTTACGTTCCCGCTCGTTCTGAGTCTCATTGGAAGACTTATTGTATCTCCCGTAATAGCCATGATTTTCTTATGGATTTTTGGCATAAGCGGGACGGTGGCACAAGCTTTGTTTATTGCAAGCTCTTTTCCGAGTTCAAGGAATAGTGCTTTGTTTGCTTTGGAATATAATCATCACCCCGACCTCGCAGCCCAGATTGTGTTAGTCTCGACATTACTTAGCAGTTTAACAGTCACAATTGTTGTGTATGTATCGAAGATTTTGTTTTGA
- a CDS encoding HAD family hydrolase: MIKAVIFDLDGTLLNRDDSVKIFIDRQYERLNKQVGHISKEKYVTRFIELDKRGYVWKDKVYQQLVDEFNIDGLTSEELLHDYINEFKNSCVPFDNLTKMLRELKSSNCLLGLITNGYGQFQMNNIKALGIEKYFDVILVSEWEGIKKPDPEIFYRAIKKLNISPNESIFMGDHPENDVKAAQKIGMKGIWKKDFQWNNVDADYIVEDLAEVPLIIANLNKQLN, from the coding sequence GTGATTAAAGCTGTGATATTTGATTTAGATGGAACTTTACTAAATAGAGATGATTCAGTAAAAATATTTATAGATAGGCAATACGAAAGATTAAATAAACAGGTAGGACATATCTCTAAAGAGAAGTATGTGACAAGATTTATAGAATTGGATAAGCGAGGGTATGTTTGGAAAGATAAAGTTTATCAACAGTTAGTCGATGAATTTAATATCGATGGATTAACTTCGGAAGAACTACTTCATGATTACATCAATGAGTTTAAGAACAGTTGTGTTCCTTTTGATAATCTAACTAAAATGTTGAGAGAATTGAAAAGCAGCAATTGTCTTTTAGGATTGATTACAAATGGGTATGGACAATTCCAAATGAATAACATAAAGGCTTTAGGCATTGAAAAGTATTTTGATGTTATCTTGGTATCTGAATGGGAAGGTATAAAAAAGCCAGATCCTGAAATATTTTACAGAGCTATTAAAAAACTTAATATATCACCTAATGAAAGCATATTTATGGGGGATCATCCAGAAAATGATGTTAAAGCCGCCCAAAAGATTGGGATGAAAGGAATTTGGAAGAAAGATTTCCAATGGAATAATGTCGATGCAGATTACATCGTTGAAGATCTGGCAGAAGTTCCTTTAATTATTGCCAATCTAAACAAACAACTAAACTAA
- a CDS encoding nuclear transport factor 2 family protein — protein sequence MKRFNAEMNEYDQDFKSMKNQINMTEEEQHYILHQINTKIEGRLLNTKKSPDKWKYYIALAATFLVLIIVSVPFLSNVLEEGTGLFEHNTTAEEMVEKHYEAYNNKDFDTYYDMMSKRLMEQFEESYIYDYPSVRYRLIKSWERNWRPVEVIKIEEQSGGTEKGTIVAATVHYPKWGTSPESTIIMTYKLIKENGEWKFDEVISDEKIQ from the coding sequence ATGAAACGATTTAATGCAGAAATGAATGAGTATGATCAAGATTTTAAATCTATGAAAAATCAGATTAACATGACTGAAGAAGAACAACATTATATTTTGCATCAAATCAATACTAAAATAGAAGGAAGATTACTAAATACAAAGAAATCACCTGATAAATGGAAATATTACATTGCATTAGCAGCAACCTTCCTTGTATTAATCATAGTATCAGTACCTTTTCTAAGTAATGTTTTGGAAGAAGGAACAGGTCTTTTTGAACATAATACGACAGCTGAAGAAATGGTTGAAAAGCATTATGAAGCTTATAACAACAAGGACTTTGATACTTATTATGATATGATGAGTAAACGATTAATGGAGCAATTTGAAGAATCGTATATTTACGATTACCCTTCCGTTAGATATCGACTTATAAAATCATGGGAAAGGAATTGGAGACCTGTTGAAGTTATCAAAATTGAAGAACAAAGCGGAGGAACCGAAAAGGGTACAATTGTAGCTGCAACGGTGCATTATCCAAAGTGGGGCACTAGTCCTGAATCAACCATCATCATGACTTATAAACTGATCAAAGAAAATGGAGAATGGAAATTTGATGAAGTCATTAGTGACGAAAAAATTCAATAG
- a CDS encoding DinB family protein gives MLKLFEYNWQVRKDWFDWCDQVHEEELLKKRIGGPGSILYTLFHIVECEYAWISALQGKPMPEEPPFEDYAGVQKLREYSAHCHEEIAPFIYTWNSDMETRILSDQNAKGEWETFQYGEVMRHVIAHEIHHIGQLSIWSREIGKQPVTANLIRRGLFENYS, from the coding sequence ATGTTGAAATTATTTGAGTACAACTGGCAGGTACGCAAAGATTGGTTTGACTGGTGCGACCAAGTGCACGAGGAAGAGTTGCTGAAGAAACGGATAGGTGGTCCGGGAAGCATTCTTTATACGCTGTTTCATATTGTGGAGTGCGAGTACGCCTGGATCAGCGCATTGCAAGGAAAGCCGATGCCTGAAGAGCCTCCGTTTGAGGACTATGCGGGCGTGCAAAAGTTAAGAGAGTATTCAGCACATTGCCATGAGGAAATCGCTCCTTTCATCTACACTTGGAATAGCGACATGGAAACTCGCATTTTGTCTGACCAAAACGCCAAAGGCGAATGGGAGACCTTCCAATACGGGGAGGTTATGCGACATGTTATAGCCCATGAGATCCACCACATCGGTCAATTGTCTATATGGTCGCGCGAAATTGGAAAGCAGCCCGTTACTGCAAACTTGATTCGCAGGGGATTGTTCGAAAATTACTCATAA
- a CDS encoding DinB family protein — MKISDLLIAELKRESEATKRVLERVPEDRLSWKPHQKSMSLGQLAFHTADVPGGLAEFFDEPVREVPVVPLPKVTSLNVILSTMDKHIKTVENKFLKWGEAGLMETWKLTHQGFVIMEAPRIEMVRTLLLNHWYHHRGQLTVYLRLLDVPVPAVYGSSADENMQISRVE; from the coding sequence ATGAAAATATCTGACTTGTTGATCGCAGAACTGAAACGGGAATCCGAAGCGACTAAGAGAGTTCTCGAAAGGGTGCCGGAAGACAGACTATCCTGGAAGCCGCATCAAAAATCTATGTCATTGGGTCAATTGGCTTTTCATACCGCCGATGTACCTGGAGGTTTAGCAGAGTTTTTTGATGAACCGGTCCGCGAAGTCCCAGTCGTTCCCCTGCCTAAAGTAACATCTTTGAATGTGATTTTATCAACGATGGACAAACACATAAAAACGGTTGAAAACAAATTTCTCAAATGGGGAGAGGCCGGCCTCATGGAGACATGGAAGCTTACCCATCAAGGTTTCGTAATCATGGAGGCACCGCGAATAGAAATGGTTCGTACATTGTTGCTAAATCATTGGTACCATCATAGGGGACAGCTAACAGTGTATCTTCGACTGCTTGATGTCCCTGTCCCTGCAGTTTACGGTTCGAGTGCCGATGAGAATATGCAGATATCAAGAGTCGAATAA